The DNA window TCCATAGATGCAAGAATAATGAGAATCCATTCTCTTATTTAATTTGTACTACAATAtagaaattagaagaaaaaaatctcaataattcatcaattatcccaattTGCCCTTTTATCAAAATTGACCTCATCCCAACTATGATATAAGCCATCTTCTCTAACCGACCAAAATACTTTTTGATGAGCTAATCCTCCTTCTTCGTCCCAATCATATAGATGAAATGATAAACGGTGTGGCAACCATgtcaaaacacatatttttaacTCAAAGTTGGATACAAAAGAAAAAGCTTTTCTTGGTAACAAAATGTGTGGATTCTTCCCTTTGTCAAAGTTGCACACCATGGTTAATTGTGGTGTATTATAGGGCAAGTCATTCTCTATGGAAAGAAAGAGTATGTTTATATTTGACTCATTTTGGTGAGGTTCAACCATGGATGGATTTGTTGTTGATTCATTCACACTCACTAGATCACATGAAATTGTTGAAATATTCAAACATACAAGTATCAAGATTGACACAAATATTGAACttgacattttgtttttagatttTTACTTCACAATTAATATGCTACATATTGTGTATGTGTGTGAATATATAGGATTCATATCAAGAATATGACAAAAATTTGActttataacataaaaataagtTAAACTTTAAAACAAAGCAATACAAAATTATATCTAATTCATGTTAAGTTGAATATCTTTTATGATTATTTAGGCTcgaacccaaaaaaaaaaaaaattgtgagtaAATTGTAAGGTGGTGATTGTCATAAATAAAAAACACTTTTAAGTTATAGAAAAAAATGCTTTATTTTAAAGTTCTTCCTAAATAAAATACTACTTTTGGTGTACTATCCTTCTTTGATTATTGTAaggtattattttttaatatatatcttGGTGTATGTACATTAATGATGATTATTATCTATAGATATAGTTCTATAGTTTGGCATTAATAGTTATTGTCACAACAAGTATCAACTATATATATGTCAAATACAATTGTTTTCAGTTAACTATATTTATTTCTAATTGAATGTTGATGATCATCTCTTTTATAATGAATGACTTTGTAAGATTCAACGCTCTACTTGAGTTTCTTGATTTTGATACTTACACCttgaatttgaaattgattttatgtttcttGCATAAAGGACTTAAGAATTGATTTCAAATGGCTGATTCCATGTGTAGCCATAACATGATGGAATTTGCGGTGTTTGAGGtttcaattggttttttattGCTCCATGAGAAGTTAAAATGATTACGCCAACTAAGATCGTAAGTGTTTTTGTATAAATATTGGTGATTTTGGTTTCCTGCATAATTAATAGATATTGAGTTTGCTTAACATACTTCAAATAAATGGGCTCTTCCACAATAAACACATGCAACTTCAGCAGCATAGCATTAGTCATAACCTTGACGGGTTCTGCAGCTTACACATCAGAAGGTGTTGGTATTTTTTGATCTTTTGGTGAACTTAGGTTACTTGAGCAACAAGAATTGTGGACTCAATGACTGTGAACATCagagtttaaaaaatatttgtgctGTAAAAAAACGTGCATACAAAATGTATGCTTTTGGACGGAATAAACACACGCTCAATCAATATACATAATTGAAAAACAATCAATAATAAAGTTTTCTAAATTACAATCATTTGACACGAGTTGTCCTCGCTCGCACTTCATCCAGTTTTCAATAGTTTTTCAGTGAAAATTTTTTGTTCCACTatggttttgaaaaatattatagaTGTATTTAGTACAATCACAATTCAAataatgtttaaaataaaaaatcttcgATCTGAATTCTCATTGACTTATACACAGTATATGCAATGAGCTCTCGCAAAAACTTTACTCGAATTCAACTTAAAATCTTCAAGCTCCTAGAATGCTTCTCGAAGTTTTGATTTTGCAACAATCTTTAAGAAAAACTCAAACTTTATCTATAGGCCTCCATGCAACTTTTCTGCTGGATTTGTCAATTTCAACCACAACCACACATATTTTTATAAACCCCCGGAATCTTcaagaaatattaaaaatcaaattcGAACCAAACATAAATTGATAAgagttatttttgtatttttcttatATTCAAGCATAAATTAATGtcatttaattcatttttaattaaaattaatttattaaaaacaattttcccataattaattatcatcaCAGTAGAATCAAATATACTCTGCTAGGCTAACTCGTTTGCACTATGAATACGCTTAGGAGTTTCAAAATTTTTACGTCCTACAATCTATCAAAGCAGACTTTGTTCGTAATCATCTTGGATTACCTTGTTACCGTTTTTATTAGCTCCAGAGCATTTTGGCTTCATGTCTcacttctatttttattttttctctctcctttaattttataatatacaTAGTGATGCTCATGGCACGCCTCTTTTGGCTTAAAAACAAAACGAAAAAGGAAATAACTGATTGTGTCAATCCAAAATAGTGTGCTAATGTTGCATTATGTCGTTATCTGtcaaaagatttttaaaaaatacaaaatgccTCAGATTATTGAAGCGTAAAAGAAAAGGTAAGGTCGGATTAACCAAATTGATAGTAGTACTTTCCTTCGATATATGTTatagaatatttatttatttaataaaaaaaattttaaaccaCACAAAAGCAACAGAGAACCTACAGTATTGCCACTAAGAATATTTGAATGAAAtgataaaagtttttttttttcaatttatttaaagaTTATGGATTTGAatcgttaaaaaaatattttgtttggtCCTATAGCGATCATGAATGGTTCAAAGTTCTCATACTCTCTTAATAGCTTACAACACGACATTCATTTTATCCATCTACGGTAATATTTCTCATACCGTGAAATTCTACTTCAACGGTTTTGTCTTCCGGAGAAATGATCCATGTGTATGAATCTAAGATGGATGGAAATCATCGTGACATAGTTTTTATGGTGACTCTCTTAAAGGTGTGTATTATTGTTTTGATGGTAATGGCATATGGAATAAAATATCAACCTGGTACGTCTGTTAATTTTTCTTGTTGACGTGATGCAGTGTGAGATCTTACTGTTGAAATACATGGTTGAACCATGATGCAATTTGTTAGTGGTTTTGTTTTTATATCCATGAGGGACCTAGAGGACGGACACACGTGGAAATATATTGATTGATTAAAATTCAATTCATATCCCAGTCCATGATAGAGTTACAATGGAAAATACTAAATTAATGTATGCACATGTTTAAGTCATATCCAATTGATACTAAAAACATTTTACATATGTACAAGCTTTATGTATACACCACAACACAGGTAAAATATACTGACAGATTAATGAGGAACATTAGAGTAACTTTGCAAACATTTTTCCAATCTGACAGCCACAGTAACTTGAAGCTAATGGCAGGATTCACATTTTCAATCATTAATCAAATTTGTATTTAGATTTACGAAATAAATGCCTTGACCAGTTCTGTGTAACTGCAAACTAAACCTGACCTTGGGCAGATGATAGTACCATTATTCTTCTTAGCCATCTCTTCAAGAGCCTACAGAGGAGCAAAAGTCAAAATAAGATTAGCATCATGTTATCCTTAAATGATGTAGAACATCTGGAATAACAGGATcggtataataaatataaaagaggGACCTTGGTGCTATAGACATATCCATTGGGCAGGACTTGTGGTGGGTTCTCCGTGTCCATTAGCTCCTTTGTTATGTAACAAACAAGTTTTGAGTGATGCTGCTTAGAAAATGGTAATGGCAAGGCTAGTTTGCGAAAAGCTTCCTGTGATAGAGGGTCTTCTTTTGTGCAATCATCCTCGTAACAATATCTTTATCAAGTCAAGGAACATTTCTCGATAGATTAGCTGTGACAATGTGTATTAGCTGTGACAATGTGTACAGACAACCACAAGGTTGCAATAAAAAAACATGCAAATTTATGAGCAAGAGGCTTGGAATTATCAGTCTCAGCTTTGAAATCTTCCACAACAGGTTTTAAAAAAGAGATGCATTTGAGTGAGAGGAATCATACTTTAGATGCATTATCGGAATAATAGTAAAAGATCTGAAGACGCTGGAGGGTCGTTTATGTACTCATGTAAGCATGATAATATGTACAAGAGTTTTTAGGTTAAGAAATTTCTTGCAGATAATAATCTATATTTATTATGGATACGGAGTTTTGAGAGCCGAAAGGCCAGCTTGCAGGTAGATATTGAGCAAAGGCTCTAAAGTCATGCCATATAACTTGCAGAACTCCTGTTTGAATTGGTCTACTAGATAATCCCATTGCTTAGCTTCAAACAAGACCTGTAAATTATGCAAAAGAAAATTGCAAATATATCAGTGCTGAACGGAAGCTACCAAGGAATACACAATGCAATATGAAGCAAACATTTACTAAAGAACAAAAGCATCAGAATGCTGTGTCCGATCAACATGTTGATAGATTTCATTATAATTTGTAAATACAACACTCATGAAGATTTTCTTCTATAAGAAATTATCATAGTAAAATAAAAGTACATGCAAGTAAATTAATGTTTCTTTTCCTATCTAATCAACAAAGGAGGAACTGTGTTTGACAATGAAATAGGTGATGCAGACCACACGATACAAGTCATCTCAATCACTAGATAGTGATATTACTAGCATATTGCTTGGTATTCCTCCATTTTTTCCTAGAAAAAAATTATAGATGATTGAAGAACTAGGCAATCTTCTACAATAAAATTCGCAGCATAACAAAATTCTGAATTCATCTGGCCCCTCAGAATTCTTCACTATGCTGTCAATGAAGTTATTAAACAGTAAGCATTGTCTAGAATCATTTGTTCAATTTTGTAATCGGGAATTGTATGAATAACAATGTGTTGTACAATTTAGAGAAGATACGACAACAGCCAAACTTTATCCCATTAATTGGGGTCAGCTACACTACAAGGATTAAATTACACCATAATATTCTATCAAAGACAATGTTTCTATCTAATTTGTTAATCACGAAATCTTTCTTAATAGTTTCTCTTATGCTAGGTCTTCCTCtacctctagttgtttgactATTGTTCATCTTATCTATACTCTTATTACAACAAAATCCGCAAGTCTTCTTCCTACATGCCTCAATATACATAATTCCATACATAAAACATGAATAAAATACTTGAAATTCTCATAAAAACTTAAATGACTAAGTACCATCATGCAGCTATTGATTCATTGGTATGTTCATAAGCCCTAATCTCAAGTCTCAACATTTATAGACCTTTCGAGATTTCTGAATATTGGACTCTAAGAACAAAATTTGTACCCAGTACTAGAAGATTCAAACAGCAGAGTTAGTCTACCACCGGATTTATCCAAGTGAAAAAGCAGGCCTCTTTCACTCCAGATGAAACCAgagcaagaaaagaaaagagaagaaaaggcAGAATGATACTAAATTGCAGAATCATCTCCTATTGATGATACAAAGTTGCAATGATTTGTGCAACTCAGGCAACATTTAAAGCCAACTGTGATTCAACAAATGATATGAACTACTGGCAGCTTATGCTCTGTTTGGCTAGTGAGAAAATGGtaaaagagagaaataaaaaaagagaTAGAAAGATGTGAGAAAAAGAATGGATTGTTGGTATTGTTGTGTGAGAGAGAaatagaaaagaaagagaagagaaagaagtatTCAGTTATCTTTTTCTCTCGGATTGTTTAGTTAAATAAAAAGTGCAATAAGACAGATAGTGTATCTTTAAAACAATAATATCCAAATTCTCACTCCAATTTTTTCTACAGCAACTCATATCGAGCATTGTTTCTCCTATGGTTGCTGCTTTAAGAATAAAACCCTGGCTTGGAGCTTCACTTTTTGGTACTACATGGTTTATAAAATATTACtgttattttgacaaaataatttCCATTGAACATAacaaaaaagtttaaatattatCATCTGTATTTGTAGCATATCACACGTGTTTTCCAGTCAACCAGGgttgtttttaaataattatttcaaaGAAGCAACTAAGCTCAGCATCATGCATCTCTAACCGTGTTGAGAAAGCCAAACTCCTGGTTAGAAAACACACACAGGGAGGTTATGAAGAAGGGCAAGTCAAGGATGTCATATTAAACGAAAAATGGTAAAAACATTGGCTTCTCGCTTTTGTTTCTTTGCACCTTTGTGGAGAAAGAAAAAGTGGCTCAATTTCGCTTTTCAATTTCTCTAGTTCACTAAAAGAAAtagtttcactctctttttcctACTTATCTCCCTTCTATGTCTTTCTTCTATATTCCATGCATGCTAAACAAAGTGTTAGTAAAAAATCGGAACTTATATGATGAATTGTGCCATTCAATAACTAGGAATAAAAATACAATCATAAGAATGTTgcattgagaaaaataaattaaagagacCGGTACCATTAGTGCACAAACACGCAAAATAAACTATATTATCACCTTATATGTGGCACATCCAGTATCTCTTTTAAAAGCTAGTGTTGCAAGGACTCGCTGCAGTTCTTTCATGTGGGTGGCTCCCCATGGCGCAAGATACTTCTTAGCATATGTGATGGCTCTTAAATTGTTTTCAGCTCTTACCATTTCTATGAACTCTTGAAGTCTCAACTGGAACTCCAATTTGCTCTGTTAACAGTAAACTGCTCTCAATTAATAATTGTAAAAAGTACGATGCCCAAATAATGCATCTGTTACCAACAATGAACATCACACAAGAACCCCTAGTGGTTGTAGATATTCAATAGAGTCTGGCTTTgcataaatttaaaaaaacaaaacaattttgaACCACAATTGCACCATTtctattgtattttatttatttactttgaaCAACCACATACGGTGGTTATTTCTCTTTTATACGAACATATTCTATAGTTGCTGGATATCTGCGACAATCCTACAAATATTCTTATCACCTTAAGAGAAATGCATGTTTCCTAGACTTCAGAGCTAGATAAATCCAAAAGACTAGCCTATAAGTATGAGGCAGCAACTATTAACAAGCTCAGACAGTAGTATAAACCTTAGACTTCTTCAATCTTGATTTGTTTTCAGCACACCATGATAGGGCCGGTGCAGCATCCTTATTTTGCAAAGCATCAATAACCTTTTTTGCTTCTTGGAACACATCAATATCAACAAGCTCCTGATAcacaaaaaccaaaaaatattACTGTTACATCCAAAGTGCCCAAAAACAACAGATATATCCAGCACCAACAAATGGCCACTACATTCATTACCTGCAAGTTGCTGCATTCAGCCAGTTTCTCTGCAGTGTCGTAATATGACATTCTCAACAAGTAATCAACAAGAACTCGCTTCAAGCGAGTGTTATTCCATTCTGACATTTTTTCTGCATCTGCAGATTCCAAATGCTCGAGACGTGCACGACACTTCTGCGCTTGCAAATGCTCAGCTCGATTTCCTTCTTCCAACTTAACATATTTTCACAATTAACAACCAAGATAATCAATTACAAAACATAATTAATCATAACCACTCGCAGTAACTACATTGCCACTACAATAAAACGAAACATCAAATTATTCACACAATTTTGCTTAAACTAAAACCTAGATCACGATTCAACAAAATGCAAATCCAAAATTGAAATAATTTCCAAATCCGTAACGAAGA is part of the Vicia villosa cultivar HV-30 ecotype Madison, WI linkage group LG2, Vvil1.0, whole genome shotgun sequence genome and encodes:
- the LOC131648939 gene encoding protein MAEA homolog, yielding MEMDTTPSNGNNTATGTQTGATATVNPTPAPSSNLPRLTESLKLEHQFLRVPFEHFKKTLRTNNRVVEKEMSAVISGVNDAASSDLSSADAVNHLSSLVSRLQGLKRKLEEGNRAEHLQAQKCRARLEHLESADAEKMSEWNNTRLKRVLVDYLLRMSYYDTAEKLAECSNLQELVDIDVFQEAKKVIDALQNKDAAPALSWCAENKSRLKKSKSKLEFQLRLQEFIEMVRAENNLRAITYAKKYLAPWGATHMKELQRVLATLAFKRDTGCATYKVLFEAKQWDYLVDQFKQEFCKLYGMTLEPLLNIYLQAGLSALKTPYCYEDDCTKEDPLSQEAFRKLALPLPFSKQHHSKLVCYITKELMDTENPPQVLPNGYVYSTKALEEMAKKNNGTIICPRSGLVCSYTELVKAFIS